From Candidatus Defluviilinea gracilis, a single genomic window includes:
- a CDS encoding histidine phosphatase family protein: MPTLLLIRHGENDYTKTHKMAGRLPGVHLNEKGQKQAQALADALKDVPLKAVYASPLERAMETAQPIAESHKLKIIQQPDLMDNDIGDWQGRSWRVLGLTKVWKIVQNAPSRFRFPNGESFIETQTRCAAALEKIIGKHKNPKDIVAVVFHADPIKLTVAHFLGMPLDHFQRLSCDTGSVTVIHANESRASLVKMNQRPPFDLLPKKK, encoded by the coding sequence ATGCCAACCCTATTACTCATCCGTCACGGCGAAAACGACTACACCAAAACCCACAAAATGGCAGGGCGACTGCCCGGCGTGCATCTCAACGAAAAGGGACAGAAGCAGGCTCAGGCGTTGGCGGACGCGTTGAAGGATGTGCCGCTGAAAGCCGTGTATGCGAGTCCGCTGGAGAGGGCGATGGAAACCGCGCAACCCATCGCTGAATCGCACAAGTTGAAGATCATCCAACAGCCCGATTTGATGGATAATGACATCGGCGATTGGCAGGGACGCTCGTGGCGTGTGCTGGGGCTGACAAAAGTGTGGAAGATCGTGCAGAACGCGCCGTCGAGATTCAGATTTCCAAATGGCGAGTCATTTATCGAAACACAGACTCGCTGCGCCGCCGCGCTGGAAAAAATAATCGGCAAGCACAAGAACCCAAAAGATATCGTCGCGGTCGTTTTTCACGCCGACCCCATCAAACTCACAGTGGCGCATTTTCTGGGGATGCCGCTCGATCATTTTCAACGGTTGAGTTGCGATACGGGTTCAGTAACTGTAATCCACGCGAACGAGTCGCGGGCAAGTCTTGTCAAAATGAATCAACGTCCGCCGTTCGATCTTTTGCCGAAGAAAAAGTAG
- a CDS encoding AAA family ATPase: MPDLFDHAMQERMKSEAPLAARMRPRTLDEYIGQEHIVGEGKLLWRAIKTDKLFSSIILWGPPGTGKTTLAQVIANTTKSYFVTISAILAGKADLRVIIDEAIERRRLHNERTILFVDEVHRWNKAQQDALLPHVEAGVVTLIGATTENPYFEVNKALISRSRVFQLRNLNQEETGILIDRALTDKERGYGNTVVTLDSDARNHLIETASGDARNALNAIELAVESTEANKDGVIHITLDVAQESIQRRAVLYDKDGDAHYDTISAFIKSVRGSDPDAALYWLAKMIYAGEDPKFIIRRLIILAGEDIGLADPMGLVVASSAAQAFDFIGLPEGIYPIVEATLYLATAPKSNSAGAYFSAMKKIEDEGQVSVPRHLMDSNRDAAALGHGKDYVYPHEHEGHFTPQQYLPKRLLGTYFYSPSQEGYEAQVTARLEMWRDAQRKALGITTVENIPAMSEEQIVEMKRKIR; encoded by the coding sequence ATGCCCGACCTCTTCGACCACGCCATGCAAGAACGGATGAAAAGTGAAGCGCCCCTCGCCGCGCGGATGCGTCCACGCACGCTCGATGAATACATCGGGCAGGAACATATCGTCGGCGAAGGGAAACTCCTTTGGCGCGCCATCAAAACGGACAAGTTATTCTCGTCCATTATTTTGTGGGGACCGCCAGGCACGGGCAAGACCACGCTCGCGCAAGTGATCGCCAACACAACCAAAAGTTATTTTGTAACGATCTCCGCCATCCTCGCGGGCAAAGCGGATTTGCGAGTCATCATAGACGAAGCCATCGAACGCCGCCGCCTGCACAACGAACGGACGATCCTCTTCGTGGATGAAGTCCACCGCTGGAACAAAGCCCAACAAGACGCGCTCCTCCCTCACGTCGAGGCGGGAGTCGTGACCCTCATCGGCGCAACGACGGAGAATCCATACTTTGAAGTCAACAAGGCATTGATCTCGCGCTCGCGCGTGTTCCAATTGCGAAATTTGAATCAAGAAGAGACAGGCATCCTCATTGACCGCGCATTGACCGATAAAGAACGCGGCTATGGAAATACAGTTGTTACGCTTGATAGCGACGCCCGCAATCACCTCATCGAAACCGCCAGCGGCGACGCGCGCAACGCGTTGAACGCTATCGAACTCGCGGTTGAATCTACCGAAGCAAACAAAGACGGGGTTATTCACATCACGTTGGACGTGGCGCAAGAGTCCATTCAACGGCGCGCGGTCTTGTATGATAAAGATGGCGATGCGCACTACGACACGATCTCCGCGTTCATCAAATCGGTGCGCGGAAGCGACCCTGACGCCGCGTTGTATTGGCTCGCCAAAATGATCTACGCGGGCGAAGACCCAAAATTCATCATCCGACGCTTGATCATTCTCGCAGGCGAAGACATCGGCTTGGCTGACCCCATGGGACTTGTCGTCGCCTCCTCCGCCGCCCAAGCCTTTGACTTCATCGGGCTGCCCGAAGGAATCTATCCCATCGTCGAAGCGACGTTGTACCTCGCCACCGCGCCGAAATCAAACAGCGCTGGTGCATATTTCTCCGCGATGAAAAAGATCGAAGACGAGGGACAAGTCTCCGTGCCGCGTCACCTCATGGATAGCAACCGCGATGCCGCTGCGCTGGGACACGGCAAAGATTACGTCTATCCGCACGAACATGAAGGTCACTTCACGCCGCAACAATATTTGCCGAAGAGATTGCTGGGAACGTATTTTTATTCCCCGTCACAAGAAGGTTACGAAGCGCAAGTGACCGCAAGACTTGAAATGTGGCGCGACGCGCAGAGAAAAGCGTTGGGCATCACAACAGTGGAGAACATCCCTGCCATGAGCGAGGAGCAGATCGTCGAAATGAAGCGGAAGATTCGTTAG
- a CDS encoding transposase, with protein MNNRNLTFKPYAMEQLSLLPPSLEELIPEKHLVRVVNRVVDELDIEPLLAKYKGGGTSSYHPRMMLKVIVYAYTQKIYSSRKIEKALWENIGFMWISGGNRPDFHTINNFRSDTLKEAVRKVFASMMELLVEEGYVKMENYFVDGSKLGANSNPHKVVWAKKTQKYKEKLQQQIQALLDEIEQVNERENAVYGEENLGELGEQSELTAEKVKRKAAEINAQLKEKPLTPEQKKAMKKLEQEDVPRLEKYEEQERILAGRNSYSKTDPQASSLRMKEDRAARKPLARPAYNVQIGTEGQFVVGYSPPTSRRYQLLHSPYATTAVSAGQTIQKRVWRRRLRQRRKLCLFGKARHGELPQIQHLPPGATPAAQTRTA; from the coding sequence ATGAACAACCGAAACCTCACCTTCAAGCCGTACGCAATGGAGCAGTTGAGTCTGCTGCCGCCGAGTTTGGAAGAATTGATCCCTGAAAAACATCTGGTACGGGTGGTCAATCGCGTCGTGGATGAGCTGGACATCGAGCCGCTTTTAGCAAAATACAAAGGGGGCGGGACGAGCAGTTATCATCCGCGCATGATGTTGAAGGTGATTGTGTATGCCTACACCCAGAAGATCTATTCGTCGCGGAAGATCGAAAAAGCGCTGTGGGAGAATATTGGCTTCATGTGGATCAGCGGGGGCAACCGGCCGGACTTTCACACGATCAACAACTTTCGGAGCGACACGTTGAAGGAAGCGGTGCGGAAAGTGTTCGCTTCGATGATGGAGCTTCTGGTGGAAGAGGGCTACGTGAAGATGGAGAATTACTTTGTGGATGGGAGCAAGCTGGGCGCCAACTCCAACCCGCACAAAGTGGTGTGGGCGAAGAAGACGCAGAAATACAAGGAGAAACTACAACAGCAAATTCAGGCGTTGCTGGATGAAATCGAGCAGGTGAACGAACGCGAGAATGCAGTATACGGGGAGGAAAACCTGGGAGAACTGGGCGAGCAAAGCGAGTTGACGGCCGAGAAGGTGAAGCGGAAAGCGGCGGAGATCAACGCCCAGTTGAAGGAAAAGCCGCTGACGCCGGAACAGAAAAAGGCAATGAAGAAATTGGAGCAGGAGGATGTGCCGCGTTTGGAGAAGTACGAAGAGCAAGAACGCATTCTGGCGGGACGCAACAGCTATTCGAAAACCGACCCGCAGGCCAGCAGTCTGCGCATGAAGGAAGACCGGGCGGCGCGCAAGCCGCTGGCGCGCCCGGCTTATAACGTGCAAATAGGAACCGAAGGACAGTTTGTGGTGGGCTATAGCCCACCAACAAGCCGACGATACCAGTTGCTTCATTCCCCATATGCAACAACAGCAGTTTCCGCAGGGCAAACAATTCAAAAACGTGTCTGGCGACGCAGGCTACGGCAGCGAAGAAAACTATGCCTATTTGGAAAAGCACGGCATGGGGAACTACCTCAAATACAACACCTTCCACCAGGAGCAACACCCGCCGCGCAAACCCGAACTGCTTGA